Within the Gemmatimonadaceae bacterium genome, the region TCTCGGAAATGTTCGACACGATGTACGCGGCGGAGGGCATCGGCCTCGCCGCGCCGCAGGTCGGGCGCACCGAGCGCATCACCGTGATGGACGTCGAGGGAGCCAGGTTCGCCCTTATCAATCCCGAGATCATCGGGCGCGAGGGATCGGTGCGCGGCGAGGAAGGATGTCTCTCGATTCCCGAGATCTTCGGCGACGTCACGCGCTCCACGCGCGTGATCGTCAAGGCCCTGAATGAGAAGGGCGAGCTGACCGAAGTCGAAGGGACCGAGCTGCTCGCGCGCTGCATGCAGCACGAGATAGACCACCTCGACGGAAAGCTCTTCATTGACTACCTGAGCGTGCTCAAGCGCCGCTCGGCGATGGCGAAGTGGGAGGAGATCAAGGACGATTATCCCGGCTTCATCAGAAAGGTCGCCCT harbors:
- the def gene encoding peptide deformylase; this encodes MKILDIRVLGDPALRKATTPVEEITDDIRTLVSEMFDTMYAAEGIGLAAPQVGRTERITVMDVEGARFALINPEIIGREGSVRGEEGCLSIPEIFGDVTRSTRVIVKALNEKGELTEVEGTELLARCMQHEIDHLDGKLFIDYLSVLKRRSAMAKWEEIKDDYPGFIRKVALEKHGPHHSEGEL